The genome window TTGTGGTAACTGACCGTAACATTCGGGTCTTTAAGGCAATGGCCTGTCAGTACGCATGCGACGGTTTCTTCCGGTTTAATAATTTTTTCAGCGAGCAGCACTTCCAGACCTGCTACAGATGCCGCTGACGCGGGTTCGCAGCCGAGTCCGAATTTTCCGATTAACGCTTTAGCATCCGTTATCGCTTCATCGCTTACCGCGCGAACAACGCCGTTGCAGACTTCGAGTGCTCGCAGGCATTTTTTCAGATTTACCGGCCGTGAAATTTCGATTGCAGATGCGCAGGTGTGCGGCGAGAACTTTTTCGCTGTCAGTTCAGCGTAAAAATCGTTGATAATTTTATTGTCAATGTTCCCGTTGTTCCATTTGAGATTGCGTTTGTTTACAAGTTCTGTCAAAGTATCGGCGCCGGTTGCGTTGATAATCGCAAGTCTTGGAATGCGGTCGATAAGGCCAAGCTGCTTCAATTCGGCGAATGCCTTTCCGAATGCGCTTGAGTTTCCGAGATTTCCGCCCGGCACGACAATCCAATCGGGCGTTTTCCAATTCAAGCCTTCGAGGATTCGATACATTATTGTTTTCTGGCCTTCGAGTCTGAAAGGATTGAGCGAATTGAGCAGATATAATTTTAATTCAGTGCAGACTGCCTGAACCTGTTTCATACAATCGTCGAAATCGCCGAGGATTTGAATTGTCTTTGCGCCGTAGTCCATGGCCTGACTCAATTTTCCAAACGCGATTCTGCCGGAGCCTATGAACACTGTGCATTTCATTTTGCAAAGATGTGCGTAGAGAGCGACGGCGGCGCTTGTGTTGCCGGTTGATGCGCACGCGCAGGCTTTTGCGCCGACCATTTTTGCGTGGCTGAATGCGGCGGTCATACCGTTGTCTTTGAACGAGCCGGAGGGGTTCATGCCTTCGTATTGCAGATGCAGACAGCCGGCCTTCATTCCAACGACCTTCGCGATGTCGTCATTTTTTTGGAGCAATGTCTGGCCTTCGCCCATCGTAACTTTGAATTCGTCCGGGCAGAAATCTAAAAGCTCACGAAAACGCCACACGCCGGAGAAGTCGAGCTTGTTGTTTCTTGTCGCCCATCTTTTTGCGAAATCGGCCAGTTTTGCGGGTACTTCTATTTTACTCCAGTCGTACTGTATGTCAAGCAATTCGCCGCACTTAGGACATTTGAAGAATGCCTCTGTGCACGAGAATTCGGCACCGCATTGCGGGTTGATACACTTCTGAAAAGC of Planctomycetaceae bacterium contains these proteins:
- the thrC gene encoding threonine synthase, translated to MAEKQKAFQKCINPQCGAEFSCTEAFFKCPKCGELLDIQYDWSKIEVPAKLADFAKRWATRNNKLDFSGVWRFRELLDFCPDEFKVTMGEGQTLLQKNDDIAKVVGMKAGCLHLQYEGMNPSGSFKDNGMTAAFSHAKMVGAKACACASTGNTSAAVALYAHLCKMKCTVFIGSGRIAFGKLSQAMDYGAKTIQILGDFDDCMKQVQAVCTELKLYLLNSLNPFRLEGQKTIMYRILEGLNWKTPDWIVVPGGNLGNSSAFGKAFAELKQLGLIDRIPRLAIINATGADTLTELVNKRNLKWNNGNIDNKIINDFYAELTAKKFSPHTCASAIEISRPVNLKKCLRALEVCNGVVRAVSDEAITDAKALIGKFGLGCEPASAASVAGLEVLLAEKIIKPEETVACVLTGHCLKDPNVTVSYHKDKGGKYSNPPVECPNDLKQIIKLMS